One stretch of Coleofasciculaceae cyanobacterium DNA includes these proteins:
- a CDS encoding helix-turn-helix domain-containing protein, translated as MSERAYKFRFYPTQAQENLLRRTMGCVRLVYNKALAHYTEGW; from the coding sequence ATGAGTGAACGTGCTTACAAGTTCCGCTTTTACCCGACACAAGCGCAAGAAAATCTTTTGCGACGGACAATGGGTTGCGTGCGTTTGGTCTACAACAAAGCTCTTGCGCACTATACCGAGGGTTGGTA